The Deinococcus sedimenti genome window below encodes:
- a CDS encoding adenylosuccinate synthase, producing the protein MPGIAIVGAQWGDEGKGKITDFLAPEAEFVVRYQGGANAGHTVTAKGQTFKLNLLPSGVLHDGTVSVLGDGMVIDPDKFLEERRNLIAGGLNPDLRISDRAHLVLPHHKFVDGRKDFVGTTGRGIGPAYADRARRVGIRFGDLLDDGVLTERVERLLEAKPNSTRDAGWTSVQVAMDALAPTREALSPFVQDTGAQLRDAIREGRNVLFEGAQATLLDLNYGTYPFVTSSHPTVGGILVGAGVNHKAIHKVYGVAKAFNTRVGHGPFVTEVHDDAGILRLRGDGSKPWDEFGTTTGRARRVGWLDLALLKYAVDVNGLDGLVINKMDILAGLDEIPVCVAYDADGQPVWKKMKGWATTDGADSRATLAKEAQAYLDLIEETVGCPVVIFSAGPAREQTYGEVSWT; encoded by the coding sequence ATGCCTGGAATCGCAATTGTGGGCGCCCAGTGGGGCGATGAGGGCAAGGGGAAGATCACGGATTTCCTCGCGCCGGAAGCCGAGTTCGTGGTGCGCTACCAGGGTGGTGCGAACGCCGGGCATACGGTGACCGCCAAGGGGCAGACGTTCAAGCTGAACCTCCTGCCCAGCGGCGTGCTGCACGACGGGACCGTCAGCGTCCTGGGTGACGGCATGGTGATCGACCCGGACAAGTTCCTGGAGGAACGCCGGAACCTGATCGCGGGTGGCCTGAACCCGGACCTGCGGATCAGTGACCGGGCGCATCTGGTGCTGCCGCACCACAAGTTCGTGGATGGCCGCAAGGACTTCGTGGGCACGACGGGGCGCGGGATCGGCCCGGCGTACGCGGACCGCGCGCGGCGCGTCGGTATCCGCTTCGGGGACCTGCTGGACGACGGCGTGCTGACCGAGCGTGTGGAGCGTCTGCTGGAGGCCAAGCCGAACAGCACCCGTGACGCGGGCTGGACGAGCGTGCAGGTCGCCATGGACGCCCTGGCCCCCACGCGTGAGGCCCTGTCGCCGTTCGTGCAGGACACCGGCGCGCAGCTGCGCGACGCGATCAGGGAAGGCCGGAACGTCCTGTTCGAGGGCGCGCAGGCGACCCTGCTGGACCTGAACTACGGCACGTACCCCTTCGTGACCAGCAGCCACCCCACGGTGGGCGGCATCCTGGTGGGGGCGGGCGTGAACCACAAGGCCATCCACAAGGTGTACGGCGTGGCGAAGGCCTTCAACACCCGCGTCGGGCACGGGCCGTTCGTGACCGAGGTGCACGACGACGCGGGCATCCTGCGCCTGCGCGGCGACGGCAGCAAACCCTGGGACGAGTTCGGCACGACGACGGGCCGCGCCCGCCGGGTGGGCTGGCTGGACCTGGCGCTGCTGAAGTACGCGGTGGACGTGAACGGCCTGGACGGGCTGGTCATCAACAAAATGGACATCCTGGCGGGACTGGACGAGATCCCGGTGTGCGTCGCGTACGACGCGGACGGCCAGCCCGTCTGGAAGAAGATGAAGGGCTGGGCGACCACCGACGGCGCCGACAGCCGCGCGACCCTGGCCAAAGAAGCGCAGGCGTACCTGGACCTCATCGAGGAGACCGTGGGCTGCCCCGTGGTGATCTTCTCGGCCGGGCCTGCACGCGAGCAGACGTACGGTGAGGTCAGCTGGACGTAA
- the folE gene encoding GTP cyclohydrolase I FolE, giving the protein MTTEPLISAADEKQEVPGLRALTHEWLGAIGEDPDREGLLKTPHRVAKAWGFLTAGYHKSLQDAVGDAVFAADGSEMVIVKDIEFYSMCEHHMLPFYGRAHVAYIPDGKILGLSKFARIVDLYSRRLQVQERITTQIADAVQELLEPKGVAVMMEGVHLCMAMRGVQKQNSSTSTSAMRGLFKSDARTRAEFMSAVQGTLRGR; this is encoded by the coding sequence ATGACGACCGAACCGCTGATCAGCGCCGCTGACGAGAAACAGGAGGTGCCGGGCCTGCGCGCCCTGACGCACGAATGGCTGGGCGCAATCGGGGAGGACCCGGACCGCGAGGGCCTCCTGAAGACCCCGCACCGCGTGGCGAAAGCCTGGGGGTTCCTGACCGCCGGGTACCACAAGTCCCTGCAGGACGCCGTCGGGGACGCGGTGTTCGCGGCGGACGGCAGCGAGATGGTCATCGTGAAGGACATCGAGTTCTACTCCATGTGCGAGCATCACATGCTGCCCTTCTACGGGCGGGCGCACGTGGCGTACATCCCGGACGGGAAGATCCTGGGCCTGAGCAAGTTCGCGCGGATCGTGGACCTGTACTCCCGGCGGCTTCAGGTGCAGGAGCGCATCACGACGCAGATCGCGGACGCCGTGCAGGAACTGCTGGAACCCAAGGGCGTGGCGGTCATGATGGAGGGCGTGCACCTGTGCATGGCGATGCGCGGCGTGCAGAAGCAGAACAGCAGCACCTCCACCAGCGCCATGCGCGGCCTGTTCAAGAGTGACGCCCGCACCCGCGCGGAGTTCATGAGCGCCGTGCAGGGCACCCTGCGGGGCCGCTGA